One genomic window of Salmo salar chromosome ssa12, Ssal_v3.1, whole genome shotgun sequence includes the following:
- the LOC123725504 gene encoding histone H2B has protein sequence MPEPAKSAPKKGSKKAVTKTAGKGGKKRRKSRKESYAIYVYKVLKQVHPDTGISSKAMGIMNSFVNDIFERIAGESSRLAHYNKRSTITSREIQTAVRLLLPGELAKHAVSEGTKAVTKYTSSK, from the coding sequence ATGCCCGAGCCAGCAAAGTCCGCGCCCAAGAAGGGCTCCAAGAAAGCCGTCACCAAGACAGCAGGGAAAGGCGGCAAGAAGCGCCGAAAGTCGAGGAAGGAGAGCTACGCCATTTACGTGTACAAAGTGCTGAAGCAGGTCCACCCCGACACCGGCATCTCCTCCAAGGCCATGGGAATCATGAACTCGTTCGTGAACGACATCTTCGAGCGTATCGCCGGAGAGTCCTCTCGCCTGGCCCACTACAACAAGCGTTCCACCATCACCTCCAGGGAGATCCAGACCGCCGTGCGCCTGCTACTCCCCGGCGAGTTGGCCAAACACGCAGTGTCCGAGGGCACCAAGGCCGTGACCAAGTACACCAGTTCCAAGTAA
- the LOC123725490 gene encoding histone H3, with protein sequence MARTKQTARKSTGGKAPRKQLATKAARKSAPATGGVKKPHRYRPGTVALREIRRYQKSTELLIRKLPFQRLVREIAQDFKTDLRFQSSAVMALQEASEAYLVGLFEDTNLCAIHAKRVTIMPKDIQLARRIRGERA encoded by the coding sequence ATGGCCAGAACCAAGCAAACCGCTCGCAAATCCACCGGTGGCAAAGCACCCAGGAAGCAGCTCGCCACCAAGGCTGCGCGCAAGAGCGCCCCGGCCACCGGCGGCGTGAAGAAGCCTCACCGTTACAGGCCCGGCACCGTGGCTCTGAGAGAGATCCGTCGTTACCAGAAGTCCACTGAGCTGCTGATCCGCAAACTGCCCTTCCAGCGCCTGGTGAGAGAAATTGCCCAGGACTTCAAGACCGACCTGCGCTTCCAGAGTTCCGCCGTGATGGCCCTGCAGGAGGCTAGCGAGGCTTACCTGGTCGGCCTGTTCGAGGACACCAACCTGTGCGCCATCCACGCCAAGAGGGTGACCATCATGCCCAAGGACATCCAGCTGGCCCGTCGTATTCGCGGAGAGCGCGCTTAA
- the LOC123725493 gene encoding histone H2A gives MSGRGKTGGKARAKAKTRSSRAGLQFPVGRVHRLLRKGNYAERVGAGAPVYLAAVLEYLTAEILELAGNAARDNKKTRIIPRHLQLAVRNDEELNKLLGGVTIAQGGVLPNIQAVLLPKKTEKAVKAK, from the coding sequence ATGAGCGGAAGAGGCAAAACCGGAGGCAAGGCCAGGGCCAAGGCAAAGACACGTTCATCCCGTGCCGGACTCCAGTTCCCCGTGGGCCGTGTGCACAGGCTGCTGCGCAAAGGCAACTACGCCGAGCGTGTGGGCGCTGGCGCACCAGTGTACCTGGCCGCCGTGCTCGAGTACCTGACTGCTGAGATCCTGGAGTTGGCCGGCAACGCTGCCCGTGACAACAAGAAGACTCGTATCATCCCCCGTCACCTGCAGCTGGCCGTCCGTAACGACGAGGAGCTGAACAAACTGCTTGGCGGCGTGACCATCGCTCAGGGTGGTGTGCTGCCCAACATCCAGGCAGTGCTGCTCCCCAAGAAGACTGAGAAGGCCGTCAAAGCCAAGTAA
- the LOC123725480 gene encoding histone H1-like: MVLMSRLRPAPARCGASIAQSSVYSKLLLTDYRKCVCLPDQARDMAEVAPAPAAAAPAKAPKKKAAAKPKKAGPSVGELIVKAVSASKERSGVSLAALKKSLAAGGYDVEKNNSRVKIAVKSLVTKGTLVQTKGTGASGSFKLNKKAVEAKKPAKKAAAPKAKKVAAKKPAAAKKPKKVAAKKAVAAKKSPKKAKKPATPKKAAKSPKKVKKPAAAAKKAAKSPKKATKAAKPKAAKPKAAKAKKAAPKKK; encoded by the coding sequence ATGGTTCTCATGTCGCGTTTAAGGCCAGCCCCTGCACGGTGTGGAGCTTCAATAGCGCAGAGCAGCGTCTACAGCAAACTACTCCTCACAGACTaccgtaagtgtgtgtgtttaccggaCCAAGCGAGAGACATGGCAGAAGTCGCACCAGCACCCGCCGCCGCCGCGCCCGCCAAGGCACCCAAGAAGAAGGCAGCAGCCAAGCCCAAGAAAGCGGGACCCAGCGTAGGCGAGCTCATCGTCAAGGCGGTGTCCGCCTCCAAGGAGAGGAGCGGCGTGTCCCTGGCCGCGCTCAAGAAGAGTCTGGCGGCAGGCGGCTACGACGTGGAGAAGAACAACTCCCGTGTCAAGATCGCCGTCAAGAGCCTCGTCACCAAGGGCACCCTGGTCCAGACCAAGGGCACCGGTGCCTCCGGCTCCTTCAAGCTCAACAAGAAAGCCGTCGAGGCAAAAAAGCCCGCCAAGAAAGCCGCAGCCCCCAAAGCAAAGAAGGTGGCCGCCAAGAAGCCCGCCGCGGCGAAGAAGCCCAAGAAGGTAGCAGCCAAGAAGGCCGTCGCCGCAAAGAAGTCCCCCAAGAAGGCCAAGAAGCCCGCTACACCCAAAAAGGCCGCCAAGAGCCCAAAGAAGGTGAAGAAGCCCGCCGCAGCGGCCAAGAAGGCGGCCAAGAGCCCCAAGAAGGCTACCAAGGCAGCGAAGCCCAAAGCCGCCAAGCCCAAGGCAGCCAAGGCCAAGAAGGCAGCCCCCAAGAAGAAGTAA